The nucleotide sequence acattatccccaactaattggaaatttcgtcccgaaatttggtatgcactcactgaggaagctaggtaaactgtactgttcactgattttcccggggtgtcacatcctccccccgttgatctggaatttcgtcccgaaattccgaagtagtagcttcagcctcagtagtggttgccttgttcccgaataactgggggtacttttctgtcatcctgtcttcgcgttcccaggtgtactctgggccacgtttggagttccaacgaactcgaacaagagggattctcttgtgtttgaggaccttcacatcccggtccgtgatttctactggctcctcgacgaactgcaaccgctcgtcgatagtgagttccttaaaaggaatgatgaggttttcatcagataggcacttctttaagtttgatacatgaaagacattgtgaactgccccgagttcagctggtaggttcaacttgtaggctaccttgccaatcttttctatgatttcgaatggtccgacgtaccgcggattcagtttaccccgtttaccaaagcgaaccacacccttccagggtgagactttcaataaaacccggtccccgacctcaaattccaaaggctttctacgcttatccgcgtaggctttctgacggtcgcgtgctgccgccatgcgttgtcgtatttgtgcaatcttttctgtggcgtccactacaatctctggacccgtgatctgactatcccccacctctgcccagcagagaggtgaccggcatttacgcccgtacaatgcctcgaatggagcggcttgaatgctggtatggtaactgttattgtacgagaactccaccaaagggagatgcttctcccagccgttgccgaaatcgatgacgcatgcccgaagcatgtcttcaagtgtttgaatcgtacgctcagactgcccatccgtctgagggtggtatgctgtgctcatgtctaaccttgagccgaaagatttatgcatcgcttgccaaagctctgacgtgaatcgtgcatcgcgatccgaaatgatagatgtgggcaccccgtgcctcgagacaacttctttgagatagacgtctgcgagtgtggagaacttgtccgtttccttaatcggcaggaagtgtgcagacttagtgagtcgatcaactatgacccatatcgtatcgttcccacgctgggatctaggtaggcctgtaacgaaatccatggaaatttcttcccatttccactgtggtatcttaggctgctgaagtaggccagctggtttctgatattcgaccttgactctcgcgcaggtcaagcattttccaacgtacgtagcaatgtgggccttcatactaggccaccaataagtagtgctgatatcgtggtacattttatccgaccctggatgtaccgagtagcgagacttgtgagcttcatccattacaagttcgcgtagaccgccataaagagggacccaaatccggcccgttacataataagcgccatcttccttttgttccatttgttgccgtgagccgcgtaaggcttcagccttgacgttttcgggcttcagtgcttctgtctgagcagctcgtatctgtgtaggaaggctagactgaatcgttagctgtagcgctcgcacgcgccgtggtagagtgtctttccgactgagggcatcagccacaacattggctttgcctggatgatacttgatagcgcattcgtagtcgttaagtaactcgacccatcgtcgttgacgcatattcaaatccttctgcttaagaatatgctcgagactcctgtgatcggtgtaaatcgtgcacctggtaccgtacaggtagtgtcgccatatcttaagcgcaaaaacaacagctcccagctctaaatcgtgcgtcgtgtagttccgttcgtgaaccttgagttgacgagaagcgtaagcgataaccttgtcgcgctgcattaacacacatcccaatccccgaatggatgcatcacaataaaccacgaagtcatctgtgccctctggcaatgagaggataggtgcactgcaaagtctatcctttaggtgctgaaaagcagtctcctggggctctccccaacgataggtaacacccttctgtgtcaatagcgtaagcggctgagcaatcttcgagaaatccttgataaaccgtctgtagtaacctgccagacccaagaattggcgtatctctgtcggtgtacgcggtgcaggccagtttctgatcgaatctaccttggatggatcaacatggatcccatccttgttcactacgtggcctaagaagtggacttcacgaagccagaagtcgcacttagaaagcttggcgtacaactgttccttccgaaggagttccaatataaggcgaagatgttgctcgtgttcctcctgactcttggagtaaattagaatgtcgtcgatgaatactatgacgaacttgtcgagatagggtttgcacaccctgttcataagatccataaatacagcaggcgcgtttgttaacccaaatggcatgacaagaaactcgtagtgaccgtaacgagttctgaatgctgtcttagagacgtcctcctcccggactctcagctgatgataccctgaccttaagtctatcttcgagtagtagcacgacccttgcaactggtcgaataagtcgtcgatgcgcggaagaggataacggttcttcaccgtcaccttgttgagttcacggtagtcgatgcacatcctgaacgtaccgtctttctttttcacgaatagtactggagctccccaaggcgaagagcttggacgaatgaaacccttttccaagagttcctgcagttgctttgacagttcctccaattccgatggagctagacgatatggtgcgcgagctatgggtgctgctcctggagcgagctcgatctgaaattcgacctgacgatgaggcggtaagccaggtaagtcttcaggaaacacctgaggaaagtcacgtacaattggtatatcttccagtttcttttcctttgctgatgcgtctgtaacgagagccagaatggctgtgtgacctttacgtaagcatttctgagccttcaagaaagagatgatgccaaccaccgcaccactcttgtcaccctgaacttctagaggttcctgtcCCAAACGAGGAATgtgaataaccttttcgctgcataagatttctgcctggtgttgggataaccaatccatcccaatcacgacgtcgaaactacccaaaactatgggaatgagatcaatagagaaggcgtggccagctaggataagattacaaccctgaactacgtgcgtggcttctagacttttaccgttagctatctctactacatgtttggtgggtaaaagtgttggtgcacgttttagcagttgacacattttcacagacatatagcttgtatccgcacccgaatcaaataaaacagtaacgtaaatattgtcgaggagaaacttacccataacaacgttgggatcgttcactgcgtcgcctcgacctagcacaaaagcacgaccacgagcttcattgccgttgttgttgtttccaccgttgttgttgccgttgccctggttattattgttgcggttctggttcaattgagggcaatcgcgtttgaagtgaccttcagccccacactggaaacatccccggtttccacgctgtggctgctgttgcggctgctggttctgtggagctggctgctgaggctgctgattctgattcgtaGGACgggggctcctgcagtctttggcctcgtgacccattttgagacacctttgacaacgacccttgttacatgggccgtggtgatgcctgttgcagttgtggcacctgggttgactaccctgatatctcctctgtctgtgaccactagaggattgctgactgggactctgatagtgatcgatcttctgctgctgagcttgtggctgaacagatgctgaacctttgctggaatccccatcccattttcttttactgtcaccagttgtagcaggagtaactgaggtggtgacgttagcagtagcattaacacgcttgggcagtttattctgatccactgcctgatcggtgatacggtgagcgagacgctgaatctcctggatgttttcgaggttagccgacgtcacgtggctctgaatttctggcgccaatcccttgagatacaactcaatgcgcttgtatggagggtccaccatagtaggacacagaacggccagctcattagaccgtttagtatacgcctcgatttccgatccaaccattttcaagttatacagctcgtcttccagcttgtgaatatcttcccgcgtgcaatactcacgcttgatgagttccttgaaatcgttccatggggtggcgttagcagctgccaaccctaagatctggacttgggcgttccaccaagtcagtgctattccttccaaagtgccggtggcaaacttgaccttgcgagcctcagggcactcgcacatttcgaatactgattctagcttctcgaaccagtggaggagtccaaccgctccttctgtgccgctgaaagagtttggacgacagtccatgaagttcttgaaagtgcagactggctgctgcgcgtgttgacctattgtgtacgaataggacgaagttaaatacgagcgttaatgtaggatctaaagatcctagtgtgtgcctatactgcaggatatactacctgcttgagctgctgcaactgccgcagcaacttgagcttgaacaagagcctctagctgggcttgtgtcatgttgattcgtccagacatgatcttcatagtaacaaggagcatacgtaagaatggttcgcgagtagggcgatgacagaaaagcgtaggcatataggtgttctcatgtaatcaaagtatgtgtatctaagcggaatgcgagcaaagttctaagcagttctagcaaacaggcaataaacataaaccttattacctaggatgtcgagtcttgcacgtggagcgaagcgtcgttgtggatcgttgagagcactgttctggttatagtccggttttaataaaacgttttcccatattaaaaccaagttctctataaccaatggctctgataccaatctgtcacacccccaaaatccacccgcggagtagcaccgcttgggagcgtgactgaccaggatcaagccatcaatcatatcaaacatagcatttaatataaaagtaattaacgtaagtcaccatgacatgattgatgtttcaaaaccaattactattttaagtagcggaagcaatgtaaagtaaacccaaataaagttataagttcaataatgttcatgatccatctgcccacaacgacctgctccttccttgtgcaagctccgtaatgtacctaaggtcctgcaaggcatgcagcaaataatcaacaaactagttgagcgagttcacagaaagtaagttcataacatgcataagtatagctagtgggggcttcccatactagtgtgtactaaaggtgggggcttcccatgttcatcctggctaatgagggcttctcattaacggtacttactagactaacttccgaccatgtgttcttctttactgagaacaggaaaacgtacaaggtcacgtaggctttacgtgacgtgcccttccccgaggacagtggtacgcgtgggggctacgtaggctttacgcagcgtggccttccgacctggaagccagtgaatgttattgggttacgtaggctttacgtaacgtgtccttcccgacccgggagacatatggcaaatatactgggttacgtaggctttacgtaacgtgtcctgactaacctgaggacgatggtctatagtctggtatatgcgtaagtacgattaactccttttacaataacatatccaacccaattcccaacccgggaatcccatgccttggctgtgtgaactcaccttggtttgctcggcagatacacaaggaatataagtagcaagtaaatggtcactcacgtcctatcatggttattatacgagtcaggttcgtatatagcacgtatatagtaatcacgtatagtcatggcaaacatatacgcacgtaagcagataagacatagcatgcgtGATCCatttgtctaagtccaacaatacccggcccaatgatataagcagcccaataataaaacagtccagattctcaatcggcccaaatagcaaataCATACAAGTCCATTGATAAACAGCCCataaatcaaatcattgggcccgtgacagtgaaggcccaataGTGTGCATGTGCAacgatggtctcgactcgcaacgggagatctcgagtcgcaaccaatggtttcggtttgtcatggcccggttacgagtcacagccggagattacgagtcgcaacagctggttgcgagtcgcaatggagatctcggttcatcatggtccggttacgagtcgcaacgggactcgcaaccgtggttccgGCTTGTGTTGttcgtggtctcgagtggggttccgactcgcaacgagtgatgccgagtcgcaaccgcgtgtgcaacgactttcctgatttcatgcaattcatttaggcaattcaatcATCGTTGACAGTTTCCAAAATCAATTATCAACAAACAGTTTCACCATTCAAGCAATCATCGATCAACAGAACAATTGTAACACCAAATCATATGAACCTTAATCAAACATATGAACCGTATGACCATTCCTTAAATCATAACAACCCGTAATCGAGAACAATCTACCAAAACCCTTAAACATACCCGATTTAACAATCATAGAGCCTATTAATGAATCATCAATATGTTTATCCAATCCTAGACTTAATCATAACAGCGGATTATTATCATCATGCAATACCGGTTTGATTCTACATCATGCAACCTATATTTGATTCGTGTATGCAAGCCGATCAACAACACATTATTAACTACCATCAAAAAACAATCATATGAACCTGAATCCTCGGTTAGCATGTACGTAATAATAGCAACAATATACAACCAAAACATTCAATCAACACACTAacactaaccggatgaaggtagaggatcgattcgtttcacaagcttcaaagtgtgtgtgtgccgtcgggttccaagcaagccgagagagagagcaaagcttctagggtttgtgtgtgtgtttgtgatttgcaaaaagttgtaaaacaaaacccctaaactcggttttgtgttgcgagtggggagtgggccgagcccactcggttgtctaatggacccgagaacaaggagtggcccaaagggctttgtgtggccggttcacatacatacgacatacatacacacataatacatataacataacatatatcatgagatcaattaatcattcgggtttataaaatcacatatcgtgcacaaacgttacatcaaagcaagtctaaagttcgagttgtcacacatagcattaacattcatgtgcgatccaaaGTCTAAGCCCGAAATACAAACAGTTCCAATATCatgtcggcccaaacagataagcagtccaataaaatagcagtcataagattgggcccgtgacagtgtaggcccaataCAGTGTACGTgcagctagtctcgagtcgcaacgaggaggtcccgagtcgcaacgggactcgtaacggtgatgttctcgagtcgcaatcggagctggtctcgagttgttaaggtccggtcacgagtcgcaacgggactcgcaaccgtggtttcggttcgtcatggtccggttacgagtcgcaactggactcgcaaccatggtctcgacttgtgctgttgtggtctcgagtggggttccgactcgcaatgagtgataccgagtcgcaaccgtgtgtgtaactggttacCATAATTCCTGCAACAATccttccgtgattctagcaaacaacttaggcagtttcacaattcagatcaaacacAATCAATTTCCAAACCAAACAATAGTTAATCAGCGATCATGAGCATTCATATCCACTAAGAACAGTGAATTCATCTTCAAGCAAACATACAACCGGTTCATAAACAAACATATAGCAATCGgttatatattatttgtttgGTTTAAATCATGCAGACATATCATTCATCCTAACCGATTAACACAAACATGGATCGATTAGAATCAGAATTAACATCAGCCTACAATCCGATTATAATTCAGCACATCAACACACATCATCGAAAGCAATACATAGATCCAGTTTTGATTACTAGCATGAACCTTAATAGGTTGTGTAATAACATTCCTAGTAAACATACACAACATCAAACgatatactaaccgagatgaaaaCAAGAATCGGGCCGAGAGCTTTAAGGATGGAGATGTGGTCGCCggttccgagagagagagagagagagagagcttgtgtgtgtgttttgtggtTGCAAAggttgtaaaactaaaaccctaagatgtgtatGTGTACATATACGTAGAGTAGAGTGGGCCGAAGCCCCTCACTTGggccatggtctcgagtcaaagGGTGTGGGCCGCAAAAGTTGTGAGCTTCAATCTAATGTTCGGTTCACAAAACATAACATCTTAGACACGTAACACGTAACATTCATATAAATTAAATCTCATAAAGCATAACATATTCACATACGGTTCATAAAGTAGGTCtagaattcgagttgtcacaacaaaGCCTACTAACCTTGTCATGAAGATTTCCTTGTTGATGAAGGAGTTTACGGAAGCACGGTTTCAAGTTCCTCAACTTCTTCATAACAGAAAACATAGCATAGCCTTGCACACCCTTATTCCATTCGTTAACAACATACTGTCTAAACTCTGGTTTAGACGTTAAAAAGTTTGGAAATTTAAAAGGCTTCTGCTTGTTTCGGGTAATAGGAGACAACTTAAGAACACAGGGGGTATGATCAGATACCCGAGCCGGCTGAAATAAGGCATACACATCCGGAAATAAATCCAAAAAATTGATATTGCTCATAATACGACTATTTTCTTGAGGACTCCAATCCCCTCTTTAGGCTTTTGATTCCATGTGTAATGTAACCCGTGACTTTTAACATCCATAAGTTCAGCAACTTTGATGCATTCCGAAAAATCTCTCATACCAATTGTGTGATTTGAAGGCCTGTATAGACAATCTTCCATGTTGAGAGCTGTGTTAAAATCCCCAAGAATAACCCACGGCTGATAACGAGCTAAGCAGCTATGCTTACATAAGTTTTCCCAAAGAATTCTACGTTGCTGATATCGATTTTCCGCATAAACAAAGGAACACAGAAACATTTTTGAGTCAGCTTTGAAACGAACTTGAGTGTGAATAACCTGGTCCGATTGAGAAAGAACCATAAGATCAACTTCATCCGGATTCCACCCCAAGATAATTCTTGTTCCTCTTTGACACACGTCCCCATTCGACGTCCAACTCCATCTACGGAAAACAGTCTTACATATTTTTCCAAGATTACTAACATTAACATGCGTCTCTAAAATAGCACAAATACTTAAATTATTTTCAGCAATAAGAACTCGAATCTCGTTTTGTTTCAGGGGACGATTCAAACCCCTAATGTTCCAAGCTGCAACACTACCCATTTAAACCATTagaaccgggagtgcttgccccctcagatcgACAATCCGTGACATTGGTACTCATAAACTTGGACATCTCCGTTGGTATCTTCTCTAGAACTTCCTCAGACTTTTTAGTGTCCATCTCCTTAGAGGTTTCATGTTGAGAATGAACACTATCATTGGTTTCTGCAACACTATCGTTTTTTGGATGATCATCGTCATCCAATGATATGGGCTGAAAAGAGTTTGCCACTTTTACCATAGGTTGCCCACTACTTGTTCCGGAGGAACTAGCTCCCGAGTTATTTGTCTTCGGCTTATAAATGAACTTCGCCTTTTGCTTCTTTTGGGGAAAGCCATGTTGAGCAACACGTTTGTTATCCATTACGTAACCCTCCTCATCCACAATAACCTGTTTAGCCTTACCTTTGTCATTCTTACTACACGTCTTTTCATCATGCCCAAACAAACAGCAAGTAGCACAACGTAGGGGCTTCCATTCATACTCCACTTTCACACGTTCCATAACATACCCGTCTTCATCCATTTTAGGGATAGCTAGCGTTATATAATCTTTTAGATCACTTTCAGCACTTACCTCTATCATAGCACGGGCATAGCTGCTCCTACCCCAATTATCCGCACACATATCCGCAGTGTATGAATCCAACCTTTTAGGAACACCAATTTTAGAGGCCAACAAACTTAACCCATCATCTGTGTAAACCGCAATCGGAACATTATGCAATTTAACCCAAAGAGGAATAGTTTTAATACCATCCTTTTTTAAAGAAACTTTCGGTGACCATTTATTCAGAAATAAAGGAATTTTCCTTATTAACCACGGCCCTCCTTCAAGCACTTTCATCATACCTTCATTCGATTCAAACTTGAAGTAAAAAAATCCTGCTGAATTCATCATGAGCTTTGAAAACCCAAACTTCGCCCAAACGTTCTTAGCATAGTATTCTACTACCGGATACGGTAATCTATTCCCCAAAAAATAGCCGTATAGAACGTTTTCAAACTTATCCTGGACCTTTTGAACAACCTCTTTTGGGATAACAATGTCAGCATCATCCCTTGTTTCCTCTGATTGCATAAATCTAAAGTTAACCTCCCTTTTATTACGAGTCCTCGACATAAGCTTTTCAGCATACGAAATAGGGTTATCTTTTTTACTATTCTCCCAGAATTCCTCATCATCTAGGTCCGCATTCTTGCTGACTTCTGATTTCTTTTCAGCCGACTCCACAGGCACTGTTATCTTAGTAAGCTCGTCAATAATGTTCACAACCGTTGGTCCTTGTTGTTGACTCGTCAATACTCCACGGCGTGGACAGTAGGTTTTACCATCAATGTTTAGCAGTCTAGTTGCAAAACCCTTATTAGGGTTTTGAGAATTACCCCCATTATCAGACGCGGAAAAAAGATTAGACATCATGCCACACCCGAACGATAAACCATGCAACGTAAAAGAATCACAACGAATAAAAACCAAAGCGAAAGAGACGATAAAACCCTAGACAGA is from Helianthus annuus cultivar XRQ/B chromosome 9, HanXRQr2.0-SUNRISE, whole genome shotgun sequence and encodes:
- the LOC110943111 gene encoding uncharacterized protein LOC110943111; translation: MSNLFSASDNGGNSQNPNKGFATRLLNIDGKTYCPRRGVLTSQQQGPTVVNIIDELTKITVPVESAEKKSEVSKNADLDDEEFWENSKKDNPISYAEKLMSRTRNKREVNFRFMQSEETRDDADIVIPKEVVQKVQDKFENVLYGYFLGNRLPYPVVEYYAKNVWAKFGFSKLMMNSAGFFYFKFESNEGMMKVLEGGPWLIRKIPLFLNKWSPKVSLKKDGIKTIPLWVKLHNVPIAVYTDDGLSLLASKIGVPKRLDSYTADMCADNWGRSSYARAMIEVSAESDLKDYITLAIPKMDEDGYVMERVKVEYEWKPLRCATCCLFGHDEKTCSKNDKGKAKQVIVDEEGYVMDNKRVAQHGFPQKKQKAKFIYKPKTNNSGASSSGTSSGQPMVKVANSFQPISLDDDDHPKNDSVAETNDSVHSQHETSKEMDTKKSEEVLEKIPTEMSKFMSTNVTDCRSEGASTPGSNETHVNVSNLGKICKTVFRRWSWTSNGDVCQRGTRIILGWNPDEVDLMVLSQSDQQRRILWENLCKHSCLARYQPWVILGDFNTALNMEDCLYRPSNHTIGMRDFSECIKVAELMDVKSHGLHYTWNQKPKEGIGVLKKIVVL